In Rhizobium jaguaris, a single window of DNA contains:
- a CDS encoding methyl-accepting chemotaxis protein, translating to MLFSLRNILVGIFLVLSVALCVLTGSSMLDAYRGESTYADVSKFTMLDRALFQTLANFRNERGDGSSLAKLELGTQDATLAMLKAERVVVDKYMADAKSVSANIDNEKLRAPIADVMSAYDRVVAFRSRLDSEVAKKLADRDPTLQATTLDIGQQLLTALEAGSTAVESQVRASDPSMAAMIQIRALTWYTRATAGAANLLFVNTLASGEAMKPDELSKIQQFDYAASFTWGQIGTLVNHPSTPQVVKDAYKIGDTTYFSGDFAAKHNALLARFAAGEKKAMSLDDWRPLGNAALLTITNTAAAAADGMVAKAAAGQNDAFTSLIAYGLTFLVAVVLSITGICVIVFRVTKPVGALTHSMTALAQGDLSVSIDGVERRDEVGAMARSVQVFQQAALRNKALEAEAAEARVTSEHERVEVQRRAEAEAEQRLLQATGSLATGLRHLASGDLLCEIETPLAEQFEALRHDFNSSVGQLRDAMSRVGQAASLVNSGSYEISQASDNLSKRTEQQAASLEETAAALEEVTANVQSTSKRAGDARELVRGARLRAENSSQVVSNAVNAMGRIEHSSKQISQIIGVIDEIAFQTNLLALNAGVEAARAGEAGKGFAVVAQEVRELAQRSANAAKEIKALIGNSEVAVGEGVKLVNDTGDGLAAIADLVLQINQHMDAIATAAQEQSMGLSEINSAVNHMDQATQQNAAMVEEMNAAGAGLAEESNRLGELLSAFRTGEAERRVSQAKPVARPASPPATGRLATRAAPATQGNAALKHLHQEWSEF from the coding sequence ATGCTTTTCTCTCTTCGCAATATACTTGTTGGAATTTTTCTTGTTCTCAGCGTCGCTCTGTGCGTGCTAACAGGATCTTCCATGCTCGATGCCTATCGTGGTGAGAGCACCTATGCAGACGTCTCGAAGTTTACCATGCTCGACCGAGCGCTCTTCCAGACACTTGCCAACTTCCGCAACGAGCGAGGTGACGGCTCGTCGCTCGCCAAGCTTGAGCTTGGCACGCAAGATGCAACGCTCGCCATGTTGAAAGCGGAGCGGGTCGTCGTCGACAAATATATGGCTGACGCGAAATCGGTCTCTGCAAACATTGACAACGAGAAGCTCAGAGCGCCGATCGCCGACGTCATGAGTGCATATGATCGGGTCGTCGCATTCCGCTCAAGGCTCGACAGCGAAGTTGCCAAGAAACTCGCTGATCGCGATCCGACACTGCAGGCCACGACGCTGGACATCGGCCAGCAGCTCTTGACCGCGCTAGAAGCAGGCTCGACCGCCGTTGAAAGCCAGGTTCGCGCGAGCGATCCCTCGATGGCGGCAATGATCCAGATCCGTGCACTGACTTGGTACACCCGCGCGACAGCGGGCGCAGCAAACCTCTTGTTCGTCAACACACTTGCCTCCGGAGAGGCGATGAAGCCCGACGAACTCAGCAAGATCCAACAGTTCGATTATGCCGCGAGCTTCACCTGGGGACAGATCGGCACTCTGGTCAACCATCCATCGACACCACAAGTTGTCAAGGACGCCTACAAGATCGGCGATACGACCTATTTCAGCGGCGACTTTGCAGCAAAACACAATGCATTACTTGCGAGGTTCGCAGCCGGCGAGAAGAAGGCTATGTCCCTCGACGACTGGCGCCCGCTCGGCAACGCCGCACTACTCACCATCACAAACACCGCCGCTGCCGCCGCAGATGGCATGGTGGCCAAGGCAGCCGCCGGTCAGAATGATGCATTCACCAGCCTGATCGCCTACGGACTCACCTTCCTAGTTGCCGTGGTTCTGAGCATCACCGGCATCTGCGTCATCGTTTTCCGCGTCACCAAACCCGTCGGCGCGCTAACCCATTCCATGACGGCGCTCGCCCAAGGCGACCTCTCGGTCTCGATCGATGGCGTCGAGCGTCGCGATGAAGTCGGCGCCATGGCACGTTCCGTACAGGTATTCCAGCAGGCGGCCTTGCGCAACAAGGCGCTCGAAGCCGAAGCCGCCGAGGCACGTGTGACATCGGAGCACGAACGCGTAGAAGTTCAGCGTCGCGCCGAAGCCGAGGCCGAGCAGAGGCTGCTGCAAGCAACAGGTTCGCTTGCGACAGGTCTGCGTCATTTGGCATCCGGCGACCTGCTCTGCGAGATCGAAACGCCACTGGCTGAGCAGTTCGAAGCTTTGCGTCACGATTTCAATTCGTCCGTCGGCCAGCTTCGCGATGCCATGTCCCGCGTCGGCCAGGCCGCGTCACTCGTAAACAGTGGCAGCTACGAGATCTCGCAGGCTTCCGATAACCTCTCCAAGCGCACCGAGCAGCAGGCCGCTTCGCTTGAGGAGACGGCGGCCGCACTTGAAGAGGTTACGGCCAACGTCCAGTCGACCTCGAAGCGAGCTGGCGATGCCCGTGAACTAGTTCGCGGGGCCCGGTTGCGGGCAGAAAACTCCAGCCAAGTCGTCAGCAATGCCGTCAACGCTATGGGCAGGATCGAGCATTCGTCCAAACAAATCAGCCAGATCATCGGCGTGATCGACGAGATCGCCTTCCAGACCAACCTGCTTGCTCTCAACGCCGGTGTCGAGGCGGCGCGTGCGGGTGAAGCCGGCAAAGGGTTTGCCGTCGTCGCCCAGGAAGTGCGCGAACTTGCACAGCGTTCGGCCAATGCCGCCAAAGAGATCAAGGCGCTGATCGGCAATTCCGAAGTTGCCGTCGGCGAGGGAGTGAAGCTCGTCAACGACACGGGCGATGGCCTCGCGGCTATCGCCGATCTGGTCCTGCAGATCAATCAGCACATGGACGCGATCGCCACCGCTGCCCAGGAGCAGTCCATGGGCCTGTCGGAGATCAACAGCGCCGTCAATCATATGGACCAGGCGACACAGCAGAATGCCGCCATGGTCGAAGAGATGAACGCGGCTGGTGCGGGTCTGGCCGAGGAGAGCAACCGGCTCGGCGAACTCCTGAGCGCGTTCCGCACGGGCGAAGCCGAGCGCAGGGTGTCGCAGGCAAAGCCCGTAGCCCGGCCTGCCTCACCCCCGGCAACGGGCCGACTTGCTACACGCGCCGCTCCGGCCACGCAGGGCAATGCCGCGCTTAAACATCTCCATCAGGAGTGGTCGGAGTTCTGA
- a CDS encoding IS91 family transposase — MIRPKLEIADIFRAYGPAWRRANAGHVSLTQLKVMAAIEACRTEALGGHVAACAKCGHHHIAYNSCKNRHCPKCQGPAARDWMAARAEDLLPVEYFHVVFTIPAEIAQIAYWNKKTVYDLLFRASAETLTTIAADPRHLGANIGMTSVLHTWGSALTHHPHVHIVVPGGGLSPDGTRWIGCRPGFLLPIKVLSRLFRRLFLEGLMALSQSGVLCFFGDLARLAEADAFAAWLAPFRKSDWVVYTKPPFGGPEAVLAYLSRYTHRVAISNSRLISANAEAVTFRWKDYRIKTGDRHKVMRLATDEFIRRFLIHVLPDGFHRIRHYGLLAGAGRKANVAKIRKLLGTEAPSQDDTPSAESIPLTLRQPCPDCGGPMRIVEIFRRGQRPKSRAPPRKDAA; from the coding sequence GTGATCCGGCCAAAACTGGAGATCGCCGACATCTTCCGTGCCTATGGCCCGGCGTGGCGGCGGGCCAATGCCGGGCATGTTAGCCTGACCCAGCTCAAGGTCATGGCGGCGATCGAGGCCTGCCGAACCGAGGCGCTCGGCGGGCATGTGGCAGCCTGTGCCAAATGCGGCCACCATCACATCGCCTACAATTCCTGCAAGAATCGGCACTGCCCGAAGTGCCAGGGACCCGCGGCGCGGGACTGGATGGCCGCCCGTGCCGAAGACCTGCTGCCGGTCGAGTATTTCCATGTTGTCTTCACCATCCCCGCCGAGATCGCGCAGATCGCCTATTGGAATAAGAAGACGGTCTATGATCTTCTATTCCGGGCATCGGCGGAGACGTTGACCACCATCGCCGCCGATCCCCGGCACCTTGGCGCAAACATCGGCATGACCAGCGTGCTGCACACCTGGGGGTCGGCGCTGACCCATCACCCGCATGTGCACATCGTCGTGCCCGGCGGTGGACTGTCGCCGGATGGCACGCGCTGGATTGGCTGTCGCCCGGGGTTCCTTCTGCCCATAAAGGTTCTGTCTCGTCTGTTTCGGCGGCTGTTTCTCGAAGGACTGATGGCACTCAGTCAATCCGGGGTGCTCTGCTTCTTCGGCGATCTAGCCCGGCTTGCAGAGGCGGATGCCTTCGCTGCCTGGCTTGCCCCCTTCCGCAAATCCGACTGGGTCGTCTACACCAAGCCCCCATTCGGCGGCCCCGAGGCCGTGCTGGCCTATCTCAGCCGCTACACGCACCGCGTGGCGATCTCGAACAGCCGCCTGATCAGCGCGAATGCCGAGGCGGTCACCTTCCGCTGGAAGGACTACCGCATCAAGACCGGTGACCGTCACAAGGTCATGCGGCTGGCCACCGACGAGTTCATCCGCCGCTTCCTAATCCACGTGCTGCCCGACGGATTCCACCGCATCCGCCACTACGGCCTGCTGGCCGGAGCAGGCCGCAAGGCCAATGTCGCAAAGATAAGGAAACTGCTCGGGACGGAAGCGCCATCACAGGACGACACGCCAAGCGCCGAGAGCATCCCGCTCACCCTGAGGCAGCCATGCCCAGATTGCGGCGGCCCGATGCGCATCGTCGAGATATTCCGCCGTGGCCAGCGACCCAAATCCCGTGCGCCACCCCGAAAGGACGCCGCATGA
- a CDS encoding tyrosine-type recombinase/integrase, which yields MTEEKTTPLRERMIEDMRIRGMGDKVRQAHIRAIKDFAGFLKRSPDTATPDDLRAYQLHMTNAGVTPPTFNARIVALRFFFGITCDREEMKRHMQFRRQPQKLPVVLSVEEVSDLLVAAQGPGLKYRAALSISYGAGLRASEVCNLKISDIDSDRMLIHVEQGKGQKDRKVMLSPLLLELLRDYWRESRPQGWLFPGKPKINPISPRQLNRAFTAAKKLAGIAKPATLHTLRHSFATHLLEANTDVRVIQVLLGHAKLTTTARYMHVATKTIRDTISPFETLKKLQDQTLRRELE from the coding sequence ATGACGGAGGAGAAGACGACCCCGCTGCGCGAACGGATGATCGAAGACATGCGCATCCGCGGGATGGGCGACAAAGTCCGGCAAGCCCATATTCGGGCGATCAAGGATTTCGCCGGGTTTCTGAAGCGATCTCCGGATACCGCGACACCCGACGACCTGCGCGCCTACCAATTGCACATGACCAATGCGGGCGTCACGCCGCCGACCTTCAACGCCCGCATCGTCGCGCTGAGGTTCTTTTTCGGCATCACCTGCGACCGCGAAGAGATGAAGCGGCATATGCAGTTCCGTCGGCAACCGCAGAAGTTGCCCGTTGTCTTGAGCGTTGAGGAGGTTTCCGACCTGCTTGTGGCGGCCCAGGGGCCGGGCCTGAAGTATCGAGCGGCGCTCAGCATCTCCTATGGCGCCGGACTGCGGGCCTCCGAAGTCTGCAACCTCAAGATCAGCGACATCGACAGCGATCGGATGCTGATCCATGTCGAACAGGGCAAGGGACAGAAGGACCGCAAGGTGATGCTGTCGCCCCTGCTGCTGGAACTCTTGCGCGACTATTGGCGCGAGTCACGGCCGCAGGGCTGGCTTTTTCCTGGCAAACCGAAGATCAACCCGATCTCGCCGCGGCAGCTCAACCGCGCCTTCACCGCCGCCAAAAAACTGGCCGGGATCGCCAAGCCAGCGACGCTGCACACCCTGCGGCACAGTTTTGCCACCCACCTGCTGGAAGCGAACACGGATGTGCGGGTGATCCAGGTCCTTCTGGGACACGCCAAGCTGACGACCACCGCCCGTTATATGCATGTCGCCACGAAGACGATCCGCGACACGATCAGCCCGTTCGAGACCCTGAAGAAGCTGCAGGACCAAACGCTCCGACGCGAACTGGAGTAG
- a CDS encoding threonine transporter, whose product MPVAEAIGYIVAVSVFAAVADTVRGNAAAFATIKLMAAGWLLYSAFKLWGMSFHTDARPAREAFIRVLLTTLVNPKAMLVGTVLIPAGAVHFPVWVLTYALLSTLAGLGWVAFGASLPFSVRRHTYKLASLVLGGFSMAAVASALSI is encoded by the coding sequence ATGCCCGTCGCAGAGGCCATTGGATATATCGTCGCGGTGTCGGTGTTTGCGGCAGTCGCGGATACGGTTCGAGGCAACGCTGCGGCTTTTGCCACGATAAAGCTGATGGCAGCAGGCTGGCTGCTTTATTCGGCTTTCAAGCTCTGGGGGATGTCGTTCCACACGGATGCGCGGCCAGCGCGGGAGGCGTTTATCCGAGTCTTGCTGACCACGCTGGTCAATCCAAAGGCCATGCTGGTTGGTACCGTTCTCATTCCTGCAGGTGCGGTTCATTTTCCAGTTTGGGTATTGACCTATGCGCTTCTTTCGACGCTTGCCGGTTTGGGATGGGTTGCGTTCGGGGCGAGCCTGCCGTTCAGTGTACGTCGCCACACGTACAAACTGGCATCGCTAGTGTTGGGTGGATTTTCGATGGCCGCAGTTGCGAGTGCGTTATCGATCTGA